gcctttaatcccagcactcgggaggcagaggcaggaggatctctgtgagttcgaggccagcttgggctacagagtgagttccaggaaaggcacaaagctacatacacagagagaccctgtctcaaagggggaaaaaaaaaggatttattggCTTATCCAGTTGGAAGCTTGTggctgcctgcaggctggagaAGCTGATAGCCTGGTGGCAGAAGAGCAGCAAGAAGCCTCAGAACAAGAGAACCAGTGATACAGTCTGAGGCTGAAGAGCTGGAAGCGCCCTGGACTGCCGCTGGCTGGTCTGAGTCCGTGCTGAAAGGCTGGAGTACCTGAGTCTGATCTCTTAGGGCAAGGGCAGCAGCCATGGAGACTTGCTTAGCGCCTGCAGCACAGcccagctttctctttctctgcttccatccCTTCTGGGGCCCCAGCCTACTGCATGGTGCCGCCCACATTCCTGACTTGTTTTTGCAGTTCCTCTCCTGTGTCAATCATCTCTAAAAGTGTCCTTCCAACACATTCAGAAGTGGTGCTTTACTAATCCCCAGGGGCCTCTCAATCAGGTTAATTGGCAACTAAGAGCAACTGTCAGAACATTCCATCAAGCCATTAAGGTCTTTCTTCCACCCGTCCCTTGACTTTCCATCCTGGTCACCATGATCTGTAAAACCCCcccactctttcttcttctttcaaagCCTTCTACAGTGACTCCACTTCAGAAAAACAGTCCTCTAAGTATTTTCACCATTGCATTTGTTAATAGTTGATAATTCAttagttttataatttattaaatttgtgactatattttattcatttttattataaaaggcttatttactgttttctttaaagactatATCATGTATATTCAGTCAGTCTTGCCATTTACCTTTGCATTTGTAAGGGCAAGTGTCATTCTTGCAGTAAAGGGGCTACTGAGAAGTTTACTGGATGACGGGCCAACAAGACGGCTCAACAGTAAAAGCACTTTTCATGAAGCCTGGcactctgagtttgatccctagaatccacaaGGTAAAGAGAGGACtccctctggtctctacatgtgtacatgcactcaCCCGTgaacacacgtgtgtgcacatacacacttaataaatgaataaatggtgAATCTATAGTGTTGAATTCTTCCTGTCTGCAGTATGTTGCCTTTCTTTCCTTGTAACCATCGGTTATTTTAGATGCAACAGCCGAGGCCAAGTTCACCAAGTCAGAGGACAAACCTGGGAACACAATGTGGCGATGGGAGCAGTTTCTCCTGGGGGCTGTGATgtaacatcatgaccaaaagcaagttggagaggaaacagtttatttcacttacacttcTGCATTGTAGACCAtaactgaaggaagccagggcaggaacctggaggcaggagctgatgcagaggccatgcttactggcttgctcctcgtggcttgctcagctgctttcttctagaaccaggaccaccagcccagggatggctccacccacaatggactgggccttccttcaccaatcactaattaagaaaatgtccgaTAGCTGAATATTATGGGGGGGGTTCTCAATTataggctccctcctttcagatgattctagcttgtatcaagttgacatcaGCCACCACAATATCTGATCAACATGATGGGGGTCAGGATGATGGGTACATGATGACTTTATAGTCATCTGATGACAAAAACATCTCACCTCCTTTCCTCTGTACCGACtatatttaataatgaaaagtCACTGTTTAAAGCCCAACACTCAATGAAACATCTgtaaaagaaattgagaaaactgGACCaaggagatggatcagtgggtgtATGTGCTTGTCACCAAGCACAATGGCCTGAATTTGCCTTGGGGACCCATGTGGTAAAAAGGAGATCTGACTCCCAtggtttgtcctctgacctctacatgtgtgctatTATTgcatgcacccccaccccccaataaatgttaaagaaaaaaaaaactgacaaaacTGTAGCATCAAAGAACAAAATGCTTAGGAATAAACaatcaaaaaggagaaaatgcaaTGCACTGAAAACTTTACATTTTTGCTGTGATTAGACACCAATAAATGAAAAGTATCTTGTGGACTGGAGGAGTTCATCATGTTTAGATGTCAGTGCATCCAGGTGTCCCGGAGGTTAAATGCATTTCCTGTTCAAATACCAatagcactatttttttttttttaagagattggGGGGGGGATCCATCCTGAAATATAGACTCTCAAAGGGTTTCATATACCCaaaataataatcttaaaaaagaacaaagacagaCTCTTCTTctgatttcaaattttattataatattccAGTAGTCAAGAGTGGCATTGGCGTGAAAACAGACAGGAGCCAAGAGAGACTGGGGCTTAGAAACAGCCCTACCCTATAAGGCAGGATGTTTTCCCACCAAGGACAATGTGGAAAGCTAGATTATCTACATTTGAAGAATGGAAAGTCAAACCCTTAATTtacatcacacacaaaaattaactcaaagtcaAAAGGCAAAGCTAAAAGCTACAACTAAAACCCCCAAAGCAAGCTCTATATAATTAGCTCCACTAAGTCGGGGAATACTTTTGTGGATATGACTACCAAAAACTCAACCAGGGTCAACAACCCACTATTAATGGGCAAAGGACCTAAAAAGACTTCTtgaagcaatatatatataaaggccGACAAGCATGTAAAACAGGTAACTTCACTAATCAGGGAAATGCCAAACAGAGCCACTGATAGACTTCACACACACTAGAATGGCCACTAAAAAGAATAGGAACTAAACTGACAAGGCCATGGCACAGTTATAATAACCCTCATGTGCTGCTGAGAGGAATATAAAATAGTGTGGCTGCTACAGAAAGTATAGCAGTGCCTCAAAATCAAAATAGAATTACTGTACCACACAGACTGCTGGGTATACACTAACACTGAAAGCGGGGTCCCAGGGATATCTATATACAAGTTCACAGCAATAGTCAGGAGCTCAAAGGTGGAAACCACCGAGGTATCCACGACTGATTAAATAGATAACAAGATAAAGGACACACATGCACTAGAATACTATGTGGCTCTACAAAGGAAATACATGATACATACTATCTGAACCTTGAGGATATTTTCCTATATGAAATAAGCCAGTCCCCATCCCATccctggaaaaaaaacaacaacaacccacgTTAAGAATGCATCCACACCAGGCACTTAGGGTTCTCACATTCAGAAACAGGAAAGAATGGTGATTACTACAGAGCAAGCATGCcaagggtagggtagggtagggtagggagGGATGGCCTGACAGTGGCTGGGAGTTACTGGACATACACTTTACGTCTTGTGAGGTGAGTGAAGGTGAATTGTGCTGCAGGCTAACGGCACTGCAGTGTGAATGCACTCAACACTACTGACCTCTATCTACACTTTAAGATGCTAAGTTGTGTTATTTATAGTCATAATTTGAAATATGGCTCAAATTgtacaaaattattttgaaagcaaGCACAGGCCTACAAGTAAGAGGTAAAATTATAGAACTCTTCAATGAAGATAAAGGACTAAGTTTCTATAAGTATGGGTTAGGAATGGTTTCTTAGAGcacactgaaaggaaaaaaaatgtaatttacccCAATTAAAAGTATTCTTTTAAGCACGGTGGCTTGTgcctgtcaactcacattttggGAAGTAAAGCATCAAACCAAGTTTAAGGTTTCATTCACCTTcataagttccagaccagcctgggctaagacccagtctcaaaaacacatAAAGgcaacacatgaaaataaaaagtgtgCTTCAAAGAGTATCAAGAGATTGAAAAAGAGAAACcacaatttgagaaaaaaataatgccaATTACCTTTAAAGGAATTgtatctataataataaaaaaaaaatcttacagggAAATGGAAAGATAACCCAGTTGAAAACCAAACTGGAGACTGAAATAAACATTTCTGCAAAGGCAACATACAGACGGCCAATGAACACATGAAACATGCTCAGATTAGACATTAGAAAAACGCAAACCAAGATCCTAATGAATGCCTCCTCATAACAAGCGGAAGGGCTGTCAGCAGTGCGAACAGTTGATGGTGTGGATACTGGAACCCAGTTACTTTGAGAGTATGAAATGGTGGTAAACCACTGTAGAAAATGATAAATTGAGGCTGTCATACAACCCTGCAATTCCATTCTAAGGCAAGTATTAAATGAACCGTGTTGAACTTTTTCATGGACGTTCATAGCATTAGTCCAAAGCCCTAAAGCAGAAACAGCTCAGAGCTCATTAGTTGAGGCATAGATAAAGAAGCATGGCCCGTGTCTACTATGGAATACTGTTTTAGCAGAATTACAGATTGACACTACATGAACAAACCTGTTAAACTTGgtaatggaagtcagaaaagacCACACCAAACAACTCCACTTATCTAAcatgaaatagaaatggaaacacacactACTGGTGGTtgagggcagaaagaaaagagggaatgaGGACAGACTGTGAAAGACTGAGTTTCTAGAAGTGATGGAAATTCTGCAATTATAGTGATGACTGCTGTATTCTCTATGAATACATTAATAATTGAAGGTTCAATTTTGTATCATGTGAATTTCTCCAAATAaagctatctcaaaaaaaaaaaaaaaaaggcttttataCAAACGTATTTCACAGTTTCTAATCAGAATTACTTTCAATTAAAGTCAAAGCACTTGTGGgaagtgtagctcagttgtagagcacttgcctagcatgcggaAGGCACGATCTCCTCACTGCAGACACACACCAAGTTTGGTACACAGACAGCAGGACTAAAGGAGCATCATTTCCCGCTCCTATGGAGAGCAGTACATGGGGCAGACCTCAGGGATATCCCGGGGCATCATCACAGCTGCAAATGAACAACTACACAATCCCTGACTGCTTCAGTCCCAGTGAACTGCGCGATGCTAGAGAAAGTACAACTATTTGATGCCAAAACTCAAACTGGAAATGTAGTTTCCTAATGGCTTTCTACTGTGGTAAGTGATCACAATAAGTTATCATAACTCTAAATGGTCCAGCCACTTCCTGTCTTTGACACTTGCTATCTGGTGCGCACAGCTGTTTCCATTTGCTAAAACCCAGTGTTTAGGGAGGAGGCCCAATAACTCATCCAATGATACTGTGAATGGAGTAGGTACAGTACCTGAGACCAATATCTAGAGAGATCACAAAGGTTGGAGCAGGGGCatgacccagaaaaaaaaaacatagtgcTTTTGTAGGGTGTGATCTGTGGGCCCACACCCTCTGTTTTGGGCCACACAGATCTTGAGGATATGGACTTTGGCTGACATTAATTATCCCATTATGAGGAGAGGGCTGGATTAAATTGAAACCAAGAAACAACAGGTTCTGTGTTACTAATTGTGTTAGTCACATTATGGCCTCCTGGATGCACACTATAATCTGATTGAAGAGTCATCCTTGAACATAATCTTTCCATTAGGCAATTCCCGGAACATTAAATTCTTAGCCCATACTTGTTCAATCAAATGTATCTTCTATAAATGACTTCACATGACAGAATCATTCAGAAACAGCATTTGTCCATTTTCTCTAGTATTCTCTGGAGGGAAAACCTGGTCCAGATGTCAAGCAGATGCAGCAGCTACTCTGCTTCCTTTTGGCTCTTTTCCATCAAGGACCAGAGAAAATCCAGGGTGATTTTCATCTTGCTTTTAACATGTTATCAatatccttttcttcctctgaatCTTGATCTGGTATCCAACTGAAAACAAGCATACATACGTTCAATCACATCTGGAATAATAATTTAATCAAACAATTCTGATAAGAGATATCAGTAACTTTATGAAAGAAGCAAACTAGCTTCCAGAAAAATCGAAAATTTGACTGAGCATGTGGTTAATGCCTATAGCCAGCATTCGGGTGACCAAGGCAGAAAACTTGAGAGCTCAAGGCTAGCTAGCTGgaggaggctacctagtaagacCTTGtactaacaaaagaaaaagtgcaaagccagaaagaaaattaatgaaagacgcattacaaacaaaagaaaccacagtTCTTCCTATGGGCCAACAAAGACTCGCTCTTGTAAAACTGAAATTTCATTTACCTTTGTCTTTTAACTATACTCAATGAATGTTCTACCAAGCCTACCTTTGTAAATTCAAATGtacttgaaatttttaaatagcAACTGGAAACATTAATGACACGGGATCATGGTATTAAAAATCCTTGAGTTCCTTCGTCCTAGACTGATCCCAAGTTCTTTGACTTAAGCCTATCAATGGAGCCACTTCCTAAGGTCACAGGTGGAGAATAGGGTCTGAAGTCAATGTAAGGCAGAATTTCAAAGTCAATATAGCTGTTCAAAATTCCACAGGAAGGAATTATTTTGGAGATATGCCCTATCAGTGAGTCCAACAGTAGAACAGCCAGCCATTTAGCAGCTGAGAgccttttttaaatatataaattatacctTTCTCTGTACTATACATTGAAGGCAaggccttatacatgctaggccagcactctactactgagctatatctccagccctctttttatatactttttgagacagggtctcactaagctCTCCAGGCCGGCCCTgaattcactctatagcccaACAAGGCCTTAAACATTCtgtcctcctgccttggtctcttcCAATACCTGGTATCACAGTTCTGCACCACTTTGCCTGATTGAGAGCCctattttccaaaaacaaatcaaacatggGAATAACACTGGAATGGTTCGACCAAGCCATCTTACTGACCCTGGGACTCATGCTCTGAAACAGTTAAGAATTAACCACATGACTTAAATGCATGTTCCCAGCTTCTCTCATGCCCAAATAGAGACACTCCATCAGCTAAGTGTGACATGATGCACTTTGGAAGACTCATAGTCATAGTCTTGGAGGAACAATATGAGAACCACTGTCTGCTCCAGGTACAAATATGAGGGAAGGTCTGCCTTTTACTGTTATCCATCAAGTCACTgacattttaaattcaaaattatagccaggtgtgatggtgcacacctttaatcctagcacttggaggcagaggcaggcagatctctgtaaggccagcctggtctacaaagtgagttccaggacagccagagctgtgacacagagaaaccttgtctcacaaaacaaaacaacaaacaaaaaatttcaaaactactgggttggggatttagctcagtggtagagcacttgcctagcaagcgcaaggccctgggttcggtcctcagctctggtctaaaaaaaaaaaaaaaattcaaaactattaaaattattCAGAAGAGGCCATGCCTGTCAGAAATCCAGTAGGCTGCCCACAGACCTTCTCAACTCTTTCTGTTCCCCCAGACATAACTCCTCAACCTCATCCCTAGTGCTGCACATGCCCCCACatctgtggatcccacagaccatccCTCCTAACCTCTCACTCCTCACATGTTGCTgcatcccagcctccaacaccagcaggcattcctgtgaacacaccagctgagcagAGCAGTAAAACTGGCAAGATACAGCCATCACACTCTccggaaatccagagaatccaaGGAACGAAACACCGACATGACAAAGgcaaacccagaactcagcacctagacctataatcatcccaaacccagatggctGGACACCAGCATAAGAACACAAAACACCCAGGGccatatgtctccactagagcccagctatcctagcACAGCAGGCCCTGGATAGTCCAGCTTGGCTGAAGCACAGGGAAACGACCTTAACACCAACTCTATGAAGACGatagagcctggagagatggctcagcatttaagagcactggctgctcttccagcagtcctgagttcaattcccagcaactcaaccatctgtaatgggatctgatgccctcttctgtcatacagacacacaggcagacagagcactaataaaaaaaaaaaaaacaggtccttaaaagaaatccaggaaaacacaaacaaataattggaggaaataaatacatcttttaagaaaatacagttgaaggaaatgaataaaactgtttaagacctgaaaatgcgaatagaagcaataaagaaaacacaaactgaggcaattctggaaatggaaaatttaggGATTTGAAtagaactacagaggcaagcttcaccaacagaatacatgagatggaagagagagtctCCGGCACTGAAGCTACAAAAAAAGGAATGGAtacatctgtcaaagaaaatgttaaatctaaaaaattcctgacataaaacatctaggaaacctggacactgtgaaaagaccaaacctaggaataataggaatagaagaaggagaggaaacccagctcaaaggccAAGGAAATATAGTCTACAAAACCATAagagaaaatttccctaacctaaaggaaATGTctgtaaaggtacaagaagcatacataACACCAAACCGAAAAGAaaagctgtaagggaaaggaCCAACaaacacataaaggcagacctaaaGAATTACATCCAACTTCTCACAATgaagactctaagagccagaaggCTTGGACAGAcgtcctgcagactctaagagaccacagacgccagcccagactactatacccagcaaaactttcaatcaccatagatggagaaaacaagatattctatgataaagtcatatttaaacaatacctatctacaaatccagcccaaCAGGaagtactagaaagaaaactccaacctaagaaGGTTAACACCATctgtgaaaacacagaaaataatcttACACCAGTAAAACAAAAAGATAGGAAACACatactaccaccatcaccaccaccaccaccaataaaataacagtaataaaaatgtcatggtattggcataaaaacagacatgttgatcaatagaattgaactgaagacccagacataaatctaaatacctatagacacctgatttctttataaagaagccagaaaaaagacagccatcttcaacaaatgatgctggacAAGCCAGATGTCTGCAtacagaagactgcaaatagagcCATtatttatcactctgcacaaaactcaagtccaagtggatcacagacctcaacatgaaactagatacactgaacctgatagacgAGTTGTTCTTCCCAAAGAAACAACTTCCCAAATaaaacaccaatagtgcaggcactaagatcaacaattaataattgtgacctcatgaaactgaaaagcttctgtaaggcaaaggacaccatcaataggacaaaacagcagcccacagaatgggaaaagatttttaccaactccacatccaatagagaactaatatccaaaatatagagaactcaagaaactagatattataaaaaccaaataatccaattaaaaaatggggtacagatctaaagagaattctcagtagaggaatctcaaatggctgataaacatttaaagaaatgttcaacatccttagccatcagggaaatgcaaatcaaaacaactctgaggttccagcttacatctgtcagaatggctaacaatggaaatcaatatggcgatttctcagaaaactgagaatcaatgtacctcaagacccagctatactactcttgggcatataccaaaaggatgctccatcctaccataaggacacttgctcaaccatgttcattgtagCTCTATTCctaacagccagaaactggaaacaaccatgTCTAAACAGAAGATAACAGAATAATGtccaaagataaagaaaatgtacatttacacaatgaagtattactcagctattaaaaaaaataacattatgaaattcacaggcaaatgggtagaactagaaaaaaatcatcctgagtgaggtaacccagatccagaaagacaaatatgttatGTATGCACCTATTCATAGagattagccattaagtaaatgataaccatgcTATAACCTATAGACCCAGAGAGGTAGGTAAAGAAGAGGGGTCAGGGGAATGGATCTTcttgggaaaaggaaatagaagagattttatgggtggactgggaGAGGTTGGGGGTAGGAATGGGAGGGATTAGGTGTGGGGGGTGTggcatggagggagagagtgtggggagagatggctggaaCTGGGGAGCATTTGGGGGATGCATagggaaacctagtgcagtggaaacttcctggaatctatgaagatgatcctaatgaggactcctagtaatgggggatatggagtctcaattggccatctcttgtagccaggcaaggcttctagtCTAGCTtgtattcaattgagttgttTGCCAAGGAGGTCCCATGGAAGTCCCcaaacccaggctgatgctaagacaaagggttgttctccacaaactgagagCAGGGACCCATTGTTGAGAACAACATCTACACAACTCGTTGAACATGGATAAGTCAAACTGATGCCTACATGGAATCTTTACCCCTACATTCTAGtttctttggtgcaggaaggtactATGCAGACTACcgaaagagaaatgtggacaccaacccagccacaaacaccTTCAACctgcaatctgtcctgcctgcaaaatatgctagggcaatggtggcacaggacTTGTAGGAGTAGCCACAGATATCTGACTTGACTCAAGACCCACTTCCTAAGAACAAGCTCACATaagacactgcttgggtaaccaggtcccagagactagatagcccaaagacctagagtaaaaccaaacaacaacaataagtgACTCCTGATGATAATCTGCTATATTCATAAGtaagtgccttatccagtcaccATCATAGAGGCTTCCACTGGCAGCAggtgggaacaaatgcagaggcCAGACATTATAAGCAGAGTTTAAATTGggggtctccatcaaatccctcccctcggAGCCCAGGGAAtccagcagaagaggaggaggaggaaagactgtaaaagtcagaagggatgaaggacaccagaagaacaaggCACGCATGAGTTCACAGTCTGAGGCATGAAGCACAGGGCCTAGACGGGGCCACACCAGGtgctctgtgtatatattatagctactGGCTCAATATTTgtgtgggtctctgactcttatatgagaaaataatttatatttaattaaaaaattactcCAAAGACagataaactgaaaaaaaatattttttaagaaggaCTAATTCATGCCCATAGGATTTGctgaagaggtggaggcaggaggatcacaagttctaaGCGAGTTTGGGCTACCATTGCCAGATGTgttagcacacacttttaatcccagcactcgggagacaagaggcaggaggatctctgtgagttccaggccagctggagctacagagtgagactttgtctcagaaagaaaagaaaagagaagaggagggggaagggaggagaggggaggggagaaagaaaaggaaaggaaagaagaaaagaaaaggagggaaggggaggggagaggaaaagggaggggaggagaggagaggaggagaagagaaaaagaagagaagagaaagaagagagagagaaagaaaggaaggaaggaaggaaggaaagaaggaaggaaggaaggaaggaaggaaggaaggaaggaaggaggggagggaagggagaaagaaagagaggagtgaGGAAGACTGGGCTTTAGGTGAGGCGTCATCTCAGGGCATCATCTCGGGGAGTCTACTGTCGTCTGACATGATGCTACAGCAGAGCTCAGTATCTCCTGTACTAATCATTGTGCCTCCCAATGACTGGAACAGACTCACAAATTGCTCACCAGCCTAAAGGCTGCATTTCACAGTtgacaaagctacacaaggagGGAAGGCGGGAAAACTACCCAGGGAGGCTCCCAGAGATGGCAGAAGAATGTGGGACGCTGTCACTTGAGAGAAGCAGCATGGCCAGACTGCATCTCCCGTCCAGTCTCCTGGGTTTGGTCTCTTATGTGTTGAACATCTGTGCCCTCTGCTTCTTTAGGAACGTGGGAAGAGCTCTCAGTGTAGTCCCAAATGGGCAAGCACAGGCTCAAGTCCACCTATATGCTTCTTTCAAGGGAAACCCCATTTCTAACTTCATACTTATTCCACAAAAAGCCTGTTTTCCATCCCAAAGATCTCTGTAAATCTTTCAAGTGAAGGAATGTTAGCACAGAATCCAGGGATGTCATTTGGGGCCCTCCTGCCACCATCCATCACTCCAAAACACAAACATTGACACTTTCTCCTGGTCATGTAAGGCAGAAGTGCAAACCTAATCCTCAGCCTTCCATGCTTGTGTGTAACTGCCAAAGGACCCAAATTCATGCTTCTCACTGTCAGCTCCTCCCATTTATACTTGCTGAGACTCCATCCTCACACTATCAAAAAACCATGAAGGTCGGCAGCCCTGGAGGATAACAAAGTTAGGGGCTTTTGTGAATGGACTCACATTTGTCACTGGAGTCCAAACACTATTATCTAAACCATATCACGACAGCCAATTTCTGATTATTAAAGCATCCACATTTAAttctatatatagttaacaaaaAGCTTTTCAAAATGGTTAATCACTTACCATTGATCTTTTACACTCAAAAAATGAATACTGCAAGGCTCTGCAGTATCCTTCCTTCAAACACTGCCGTGGGGATTTTCCTTCCTGTGACACACAAACCAACATGAATATCTGGGAAATTGTCCCACAAAGCACAAGACAACTATTCTTCTGAAAGAAGCTCTTAAAAATAGTTAATTCCTttgatgaagaaaaacaaaagtacagATTATTAAATAATTGAGTACTCTGAgtctcagtttttaaattttatgtgtgtaagtgtttgcctgcatgtacaaaTGGGCACCGCATGCAGACCTGgaaccatggaggtcagaagagggtaccagatcccaCGGAACTGGAGTTTTACATGATTATGCATCAGCATATGGGCGCTAAGAACCAAGGCCCagtcctctgtaggagcaacaagtgctcttaaccactgagctctgtctgtctttccagccctcagAGTCTGGGACTTTTAGAATGCATCATTAATGTTTATATAAGCCTTCCTGTGGATAAGAACTATGAACTAGATGCCTTAAAATGAGACCCTTTTAGTGCTGGTACTAAACAGTACATAAATGTTAGAGGGGCTGAAATAACCAAGGGAATCAATTGCTTGCTGTGTATGAGGTCTCCagttcagcacccacataaaaacctggGCCCATATGGTGGCAGGTGCCCATAATCCCAGAACTGCATCGTGGAGACAAGCAGATGGGGTAGTCTAGACAGTCGGGTTCAGTGACACACCTTATCTCAAATAACAAGGTGGAGGAGCTAGAGAGATTGAGTCAGCAGGCAAGAGAGCGTG
The sequence above is drawn from the Onychomys torridus chromosome 18, mOncTor1.1, whole genome shotgun sequence genome and encodes:
- the LOC118569802 gene encoding cytochrome c oxidase assembly factor 5, translated to MPRYYEDKPEGGACAGVKEDLGACLLQSACVLQEGKSPRQCLKEGYCRALQYSFFECKRSMLDTRSRFRGRKGY